The nucleotide sequence TGTAGAGCCAAAACCTCATGCAGAATGGTCTGCTCATGGCTTTGGGGCTTGATGGAGTATCCAGATTATGCAATAGGGGGCGTCATGAGGGGCAAAACAAAAAATCGAGCAAGCGACTGACTGACTTGAGGTAGCTTTGTCACGTAATAGAAGTTCCTATTGTATATTTCGGGTTTATTTTACAATTACCGTGTAGTTTTTGCTGTTTTGCCCAGGTTTCATCCATCCGGGGGCAATATCTATCCTTAATGTATACGTTCCAGCAAAATCGGGCATAATGACTTTTACTTCTTGGTCTACGGAAGCGCCTGGTTCCAAACGGTTCGTTATAATATCTTGTTTGAGTTGTGTAGGCGTGGGGTGTTCTTCAAACATTCTAGGGAGCAACTTGGCCATTAGGTCAGGGTTTGCGTTAAAGTCTACTGTTTGCTTAAAGTTGTTTTTGATTCTGATGGGTAAACGAATAGTGTCACCTTGGTCAAACTCCAGGTTTTCCGGCAGTACTTCAATGTCTACTTTGTTGTATGACCTAAAGTTGTTTATGTGCCGGTAGTAAATATATTCTCCAAATACTGTTTTTAATGAATCAGAATCTGGCAGGGGTGACCTGTGAATTTTTATAATATTTTTTCCTTGTAGAGAGTCTTCAAAAGGCCAAAAATCATACATGTTTCCCCTGGCTCCGCTGGTGTTGTAACTGTGTCCGGTGCCTTGGTCTGAATAAAAGTTATATTTGGAAGCCCATTGGTATGAGTTGATAAAAACTACAGGACGGCCTTCTGCAATTTCTTCTATCTCTTGCGCCCATTGGTCCCAACCATGAAATTGGGTCTTGAAACCTAGGCTTTTCCATGTAATGTCAGAAACCATTAGAAAACGTGCTCCTGCTATAAAAATAACAGAGGGAATGGTTAGGTACAATATCCATTTTCTTAGCTTTTCATGATATAATGCTTTATTGTAACTGAGGATAATTAATGGAATAAATGCTGGAATTGTCCAGTTTGCTTCTACCCAACCTTTAAATGTTGACAAGAAGAAGAAAAAGAAAATACCAAACATGGTGTATTTCAAGGCCCGCTCAAACTGATTGCTTACTTTATACGAAAAAGCAGTGTATAGTACAAAAATGCCAATAAATGGGCCTGTTACTAACAGTTGTCCCAACAGGTAATCTAATGTATACCGTACCTGGTAAGGGTCTGTAGAACGTGTAACCAAATGATATCTTAAAGAAGGATAGTCGTTATCTATTTGCCACAATATATGTGGGAGAAATAAAACAAAAGAAAAAAGTACAATTCTCCAGAAGGAAACCCTGATGAGTAGGAGTGGGTTAGACAGAATGACGAAAAACAAAACTAATACCCCATGGTATTTGCTATACAAAAGTAAGGCTATGGTGACCGCAAGGAGCAACTCTGATTTGATGCCTGGGTGCTGTAAAAAATATTTATATACATAAAAGAACAATGCAGTAAAGAGGATCAGCGGTATGTCCGGTACAGCTAGGAAGCCACTGGCATTGAACATGCTGATAGAAAAAGCAATAGCTGCAAAAAGCAGGACATCCTTTTTGTCTTTATCAGTCATTTTCCAAATGAGGTAAACAGCCAGTGTGCTGCTGATGGCGATGAAAAAACGTACCCCAAATTCATTTTGGAAGAGCGTGTATCCCGCTTTAATCAAAACAGCAATTGCAGGTGGGTGGTCAAAATACCCCCAGTCTGGGAAACGGCTAAACATCCAGTAGTAACTTTCGTCATGCGCTAGCTGGATCAATCCGCCTTGAATGAGGTTGATCGTAAGCCAAAAGATGAGAAATACTGAAATGTAAAAACCGGAGCTATACTCAGCTCCGGAGAACAGTTTTTGCCTTGTCATGTGCAATTGATGTTTTCCGTTTTGCAAATATACAATTGCCGCATGAGGAATTTAGGAAAAAACTCAGAAGTTAAACGAAGCGCCAAACAGTCCATAGTGAAATAGTACTGAGTTGTCTGTTCCATTAATGCCTGTTTCGGTATGCATCATTCTATAACCTATCCGCGCAGTGACATGTGGTGAAACTGCGTAAGGTAAAGCCACCTGGTAGTCCAGAAACCGGCCATTGTCTGTATAAATACCGTCACCTTCTACCAATATACCTAACCTGTTAAACAATCTAGCTTCGGCATGAAAATGGACTAAAGGCGTTATGTCAAGTTCTGTTTGTTGCGTGCCCATATCTCCCTGTCTTAGGAAAATGGCTTTGTCCATAACATTTCCAGAGATACCAGCTGCTGCTTGTACCCTGTCTCCCAATAAAAAGAAGTACCTGTATGTTGCTCTGTAATTGTTTAGCGTGTAAGTAAGTGCTGTTCCTGTATTTGCCTGAAAGACATTGCCGTTAAGGCTAAAGCTTTCATCAAATGTGCCACTATAACGCTGCTGAAGCGGGGCATAGGTAAAGAATATGTCATGTCTGCATGCTATCCTATATCCTAACCTTAGCCTAAGTGCAAATGCAGGATCCGAGCCTAGTTCTGTTCCGGCATTGAACTCTGACATGCCTTCTCCCGGACTTGATATTCTGTTATATCCTTCTAAAGCTCCTGCGGCTTCAAAATCTGTAATTACCTGTGCTTTTGATTCTACTACACAAAATGTGATTAAAAACGATATTATTACTAACCTCCACATACCTTTCTCCCTTTACGTTTTATAAAAGAACCTGATTAATATTATATTTGTTGAGTGCGATTTAAATTTTTTCTATTTCTTTTAGGTTGATATGTAAAAAAAGGAAAAAGTATGGCAGGATGTGGATATGTAT is from Cytophagaceae bacterium ABcell3 and encodes:
- a CDS encoding glycosyltransferase family 39 protein, with the translated sequence MTRQKLFSGAEYSSGFYISVFLIFWLTINLIQGGLIQLAHDESYYWMFSRFPDWGYFDHPPAIAVLIKAGYTLFQNEFGVRFFIAISSTLAVYLIWKMTDKDKKDVLLFAAIAFSISMFNASGFLAVPDIPLILFTALFFYVYKYFLQHPGIKSELLLAVTIALLLYSKYHGVLVLFFVILSNPLLLIRVSFWRIVLFSFVLFLPHILWQIDNDYPSLRYHLVTRSTDPYQVRYTLDYLLGQLLVTGPFIGIFVLYTAFSYKVSNQFERALKYTMFGIFFFFFLSTFKGWVEANWTIPAFIPLIILSYNKALYHEKLRKWILYLTIPSVIFIAGARFLMVSDITWKSLGFKTQFHGWDQWAQEIEEIAEGRPVVFINSYQWASKYNFYSDQGTGHSYNTSGARGNMYDFWPFEDSLQGKNIIKIHRSPLPDSDSLKTVFGEYIYYRHINNFRSYNKVDIEVLPENLEFDQGDTIRLPIRIKNNFKQTVDFNANPDLMAKLLPRMFEEHPTPTQLKQDIITNRLEPGASVDQEVKVIMPDFAGTYTLRIDIAPGWMKPGQNSKNYTVIVK